A region of Ictidomys tridecemlineatus isolate mIctTri1 chromosome 4, mIctTri1.hap1, whole genome shotgun sequence DNA encodes the following proteins:
- the LOC101956066 gene encoding olfactory receptor 51I2, protein MLPSESYGNITFFQPPAFLMIGIPGLEDFHGWISIPFSSMYTVALTGNCLILLAVRSTPSLHQPMYYFLSMLALTDVGLTLSTLPTTLAVLWFDHRFIGFNACLVQMFFLHSFSVVESSVLLAMSFDRFVAISNPLRYAAVLTNNIIIRIGMAIVARATLSLFPVPFLLKRLNFCPGKILLSHSFCFHADVMKRACDDITVNILYGLYVVLSTVGVDSLLIVLSYTLILHTVIGLASPKERARALNTCVSHILAVLVFYIPVIGVSMIHRFGRHLPPIVHALVAYVYLVVPPVLNPIIYSVKSKPIRGAMFRVLRKTGQR, encoded by the coding sequence ATGCTCCCTTCCGAGTCTTATGGAAATATCACCTTCTTTCAGCCACCTGCTTTCCTCATGATTGGCATCCCAGGACTGGAGGACTTTCATGGTTGGATCTCCATCCCCTTCTCCTCCATGTACACTGTGGCACTCACTGGAAactgcctcatcctcctggcTGTGAGAAGCACACCCAGCCTGCATCAGCCCATGTACTACTTCCTGTCCATGCTGGCTCTCACTGATGTGGGCCTCACCTTGTCCACACTGCCCACAACCCTGGCTGTGCTCTGGTTTGACCATCGGTTCATTGGTTTCAATGCATGTCTGGTCCAGATGTTCTTCCTGCACTCCTTTTCTGTAGTGGAGTCCTCAGTGCTCCTGGCCATGTCATTTGACCGCTTTGTAGCCATCTCCAACCCCTTGCGCTATGCAGCTGTCCTCACAAATAACATCATAATCAGGATTGGGATGGCCATTGTGGCTCGAGCCACTCTGTCCCTCTTCCCAGTTCCTTTCTTGCTAAAAAGACTAAACTTCTGCCCTGGCAAGATCCTTCTGTCCCACTCATTTTGTTTCCACGCAGATGTCATGAAAAGGGCCTGTGATGACATCACTGTCAACATTCTGTATGGGCTCTACGTGGTTCTGTCCACAGTGGGTGTGGACTCCTTGCTTATTGTCCTGTCCTACACCCTTATTCTTCATACAGTGATAGGGCTGGCCTCTCCCAAGGAGCGTGCCCGGGCCCTCAACACTTGTGTCTCTCATATCTTAGCCGTCCTGGTTTTCTACATCCCAGTCATAGGTGTGTCCATGATCCACCGTTTTGGGAGGCACCTGCCCCCCATTGTACATGCTCTTGTTGCCTATGTGTACCTGGTGGTGCCTCCTGTGCTCAACCCCATCATCTACAGTGTCAAGTCCAAGCCCATCCGGGGGGCCATGTTCAGGGTGTTGAGGAAGACAGGCCAGAGATGA
- the LOC144376843 gene encoding olfactory receptor 51I2-like, which produces MLPSKSYGNITFFQPPAFLMIGIPGLEDFHGWISIPFSCMYTVALTGNCLILLAVRSTPSLHQPMYYFLSMLALTDVGLTLSTLPTTLAVLWFDHQFIGFNACLVQMFFLHSFSVVESSVLLAMSFDRFVAISNPLRYAAILTNNVIIRIGMAIVARATLSLFPGPFLLKRLNYCPGKILLSHSFCFHADVMKRACDDITVNILYGLYVVLSTVGVDSLLIVLSYTLILHTVIGLASPKERARALNTCVSHILAVLVFYIPVIGVSMIHRFGRHLPPIVHALVAYVYLVVPPVLNPIIYSVKSKPIRGAMFRVLRKKDQG; this is translated from the coding sequence ATGCTCCCTTCCAAGTCTTATGGAAATATCACCTTCTTTCAGCCACCTGCTTTCCTCATGATTGGCATCCCAGGACTGGAGGACTTTCATGGTTGGATCTCCATCCCCTTCTCCTGCATGTACACTGTGGCACTCACTGGAAactgcctcatcctcctggcTGTGAGAAGCACACCCAGCCTGCATCAGCCCATGTACTACTTCCTGTCCATGCTGGCTCTCACTGATGTGGGCCTCACCTTGTCCACACTGCCCACAACCCTGGCTGTGCTCTGGTTTGACCATCAGTTCATTGGTTTCAATGCATGTCTCGTCCAGATGTTCTTCCTGCACTCCTTTTCTGTAGTGGAGTCCTCAGTGCTCCTGGCCATGTCATTTGACCGCTTTGTAGCCATCTCCAACCCCTTGCGCTATGCAGCTATCCTCACAAATAATGTCATTATCAGGATTGGGATGGCCATTGTGGCTAGAGCCACTCTGTCCCTCTTCCCAGGCCCCTTCTTGCTGAAAAGACTAAACTACTGCCCTGGCAAGATCCTTCTGTCCCACTCATTTTGTTTCCATGCAGATGTCATGAAAAGGGCCTGTGATGACATCACTGTCAACATCCTGTATGGGCTCTACGTGGTTCTGTCCACAGTGGGTGTGGACTCCTTGCTTATTGTCCTGTCCTACACCCTTATTCTTCATACAGTGATAGGGCTGGCCTCTCCCAAGGAGCGTGCCCGGGCCCTCAACACTTGTGTCTCTCATATCTTAGCCGTCCTGGTTTTCTACATCCCAGTCATAGGTGTGTCCATGATCCACCGTTTTGGGAGGCACCTGCCCCCCATTGTACATGCTCTTGTTGCCTATGTGTACCTGGTGGTGCCTCCTGTGCTCAACCCCATCATCTACAGTGTCAAGTCCAAGCCCATCCGGGGGGCCATGTTCAGGGTTCTGAGGAAGAAAGACCAAGGGTGA
- the LOC101956358 gene encoding olfactory receptor 51E1 has protein sequence MVVPNGNESSATYFILIGLPGLEEAQFWLAFPLCSLYLIAVLGNLTIIYIVRTEHSLHEPMYIFLCMLSGLDILISTSSMPKMMDIFWFNSTTIQFDACLVQMFAIHSLSGMESTVLLAMAFDRYVAICHPLRHATVLTLPRVAKIGMAAVVRGAALMAPLPVFIKQLPFCHSNKLSHSYCLHQDVMKLACADISVNVIYGLIVIISAIGLDSLLISFSYLLILKTVLGLTREAQAKAFSTCVSHVCAVFIFYVPFIGLSMVHRFSKRRDSLLPVIMANIYLLVPPVLNPIVYGVKTKQIRQRILRLLHVNMHTSDP, from the coding sequence ATGGTGGTCCCCAATGGCAATGAATCTAGTGCCACATATTTCATCCTAATAGGCCTCCCGGGCTTGGAAGAGGCTCAGTTCTGGTTGGCCTTTCCGTTGTGCAGCCTCTACCTTATTGCTGTGCTAGGTAACTTGACCATCATCTACATCGTACGGACCGAGCACAGCCTACATGAGCCCATGTATATCTTTCTTTGCATGCTTTCTGGCCTTGACATCCTCATCTCCACCTCATCCATGCCCAAAATGATGGACATCTTCTGGTTCAATTCCACTACCATCCAGTTCGATGCTTGTCTGGTACAGATGTTTGCCATCCACTCCTTATCGGGCATGGAGTCCACAGTGCTGCTGGCCATGGCCtttgaccgctatgtggccatctgccatcCACTACGCCATGCCACTGTGCTTACATTGCCTCGTGTTGCCAAGATTGGCATGGCTGCTGTGGTACGGGGTGCTGCACTAATGGCACCCCTACCTGTCTTTATCAAACAGCTGCCCTTCTGCCACTCCAACAAACTTTCCCATTCCTACTGCCTACACCAGGATGTCATGAAGCTGGCCTGTGCTGATATCAGTGTCAATGTCATCTATGGCCTCATTGTCATCATCTCTGCCATTGGCTTGGATTCACTTCTCATCTCATTCTCATATCTGCTTATCCTTAAGACTGTGTTGGGCTTGACACGTGAAGCCCAGGCAAAGGCATTTAGCACATGTGTCTCTCATGTGTGTGCTGTTTTCATCTTCTATGTGCCTTTCATCGGATTGTCTATGGTGCACCGTTTTAGCAAGCGGCGTGACTCTCTCCTGCCCGTCATCATGGCCAACATCTACCTGCTGGTCCCTCCTGTGCTCAACCCCATTGTGTATGGAGTGAAGACAAAGCAGATCCGACAGCGCATCCTTCGTCTTCTCCATGTGAACATGCATACTTCAGATCCCTAG
- the Or51d1 gene encoding olfactory receptor 51D1 has translation MEDAEGIALLGPLVPVMAFSNGTLVHPAYFLLVGIPGVGPDVHFWLAFPLCFMYALATLGNLTIILIIRMERRLHQPMYLFLAMLSTIDLVLSSVTMPKMTILFLMGIQEIEFSVCLAQMFLIHALSAMESAVLLAMAFDRFVAICHPLRHASVLTGPTVAKIGLAALTRGFVFFFPLPFILKRLSYCRTHTVTHSFCLHQDIMKLSCTDTTVNVVYGLFIILSVMGVDSLFIGFSYILILRAVLELSSQGAALKAFNTCISHLCAVLVFYVPLIGLSVVHRLGGPTTLLHVVMANIYLLLPPVVNPIVYGAKTKEIRSRVVHMFSQGGRWKRISPKRPEYYQRREDENL, from the coding sequence GATGCAGAAGGCATAGCTCTTCTTGGTCCCTTGGTCCCTGTCATGGCTTTCTCAAATGGAACTCTAGTCCACCCAGCCTATTTCCTACTGGTGGGAATCCCTGGTGTGGGGCCTGATGTACACTTTTGGCTGGCTTTCCCACTGTGTTTTATGTATGCCTTGGCTACTCTGGGCAACCTGACCATCATCCTCATCATTCGCATGGAGAGGCGTTTGCATCAGCCCATGTATCTCTTCCTGGCCATGCTTTCCACCATTGACCTTGTCCTCTCCTCTGTCACCATGCCCAAGATGACCATCCTTTTCCTGATGGGCATTCAGGAGATTGAGTTCAGTGTTTGCCTGGCCCAGATGTTTCTTATCCATGCTCTTTCAGCCATGGAGTCAGCTGTCTTGCTGGCCATGGCTTTTGACCGctttgtggccatctgtcacccatTGCGACATGCTTCTGTGCTGACAGGGCCTACTGTGGCCAAGATTGGACTAGCTGCCCTTACCAGgggatttgttttcttcttccctctgccCTTCATCCTGAAGCGGTTGTCATACTGCAGAACGCATACTGTCACACACTCCTTCTGTCTGCACCAAGATATTATGAAGCTGTCCTGTACTGACACCACCGTCAATGTGGTTTATGGACTCTTCATCATCCTTTCAGTCATGGGTGTGGACTCCCTCTTCATTGGCTTCTCCTACATCCTCATTCTGCGGGCTGTGTTGGAGCTGTCCTCTCAAGGGGCAGCACTCAAGGCTTTCAACACCTGTATCTCCCATCTCTGTGCTGTCCTGGTCTTCTATGTGCCCCTCATTGGGCTCTCAGTGGTTCACAGGCTGGGTGGTCCCACCACCCTACTTCATGTGGTTATGGCTAATATCTATCTACTGCTACCACCTGTAGTCAACCCCATTGTCTATGGAGCCAAGACCAAGGAGATCCGTTCAAGGGTCGTCCATATGTTCTCACAAGGTGGCAGATGGAAAAGAATCTCACCTAAGCGTCCAGAATACTACCAAAGACGAGAGGATGAGAATCTGTAA